Genomic DNA from Macadamia integrifolia cultivar HAES 741 chromosome 6, SCU_Mint_v3, whole genome shotgun sequence:
CAATAGATCTAGGCTTTTTGAAACCTTCTTGTGTTTTCTCTCTTATTCCCAAATATCAATCAGAGCAGCTTAACTTCTCCACCTCATTATGCTCATGGTCTCAAGCTATGATTACTCTTCTTCCAAGTCTGGCTTTATATCTAACATGAACTGGAGTTTACTTATCTGCAGGTGACCTCTGATGTCCATTTCCAAAAAGATTTAGGCTTGGATAGCTTTGATACTGTTGAAATTGTAATGGCTTTAGAGGAGTTCAAGCTGGAGATTCCAGATAAGGAGGCTGATAAAATTGATTCCTGCCCCCTTTCTATCGAGTACATTGCTAACCATCCAATGGCTGGTTAGCTCTAGGATATTGCATCTAGATTGTACTGATTGGGTCAACcattttgtttgatttcttgAGTGGTTGTAGAAATATAATCTCTGCCAGTGGATCGAAATAATTCTGATATCTTTGATATTGTAATTTTGGTGAACTAGATAATGAAGGTCATTCGTGAATTATGTTTCTCTTGAATTTGTCATGCTTCAAAGCCTAAAACACTTGATAGTTCTTGTCTCCAATCAACTTTGTGGCTTTGCTTGCCTTGAGATCTAAGGTGTGATGTGCTTGTTACATTCACTTGTTATATTCTGTCTTAACATGAACTTGTCCTTGTCTTGTGCTATTTGCATTGAATGCAATTATGGGACTCAATACACTAAGCTTACAGACGGTGGCATTGTGCATTCCTGGTGGTTGTCATGCACTAGTGCTTGGAAATATTAGCAGGAAGGTAAGTAAATGGGTTATCACAAGGAGATATTGGTACAATATTTACTGCAGGTGTCTCCACAGCCAATCTAGCATTATATTGTATGACGACTACCTAGCCACCTACATTTCGGTGCATGGTTGATGCAGATCAGATTTACTTGCAATCAATGTGACATCCAAATGGCAGTCGGTGAAGACAAGGCATGATAGCCTTACTGATACTGCATCAGGTGCTGCCTGATTATGCCATGGCAAGCACTAGCTTGTTGATATGACAAGGAAGTGGAGTAGTTTAAGGCAGCAAAGAGGCCCAAGTGATGAATAGATATTGAGGGagaatttgaaatgaaaaaaaggcATAACAAGCCTACCTGTAATCAAATATAGCCTTTTGTTCTATAGCAGATCATCCGCTTACTCTTCAATTTCCTGGTAATTGAAAAAATCCTGAACCTGCTCTGCATCCACTTACTCTTCAACCTACCTCACTGGTTGTCAGTCTCTTTCAAAGGCTATTTCTCTGTGGGGGTTGGAAAACTCAGACTGAGAGAATTAATCTcctctttacccaaaaaaaaagaaaagaaagaattaatCTCAGCCTGTTATATAATGATTACATGGGCTAAAACAGGTTGCCTGTTTCAtgtaaattttttctttggaaagaaattagatatttttttcttcatcctaGGATAACCAATAAACAGGTAGAACTgcaatttttaaattaatatttagatgaaatatcactcccctcccctatattTTGGTGAAATATCATGTGCCCTCTagacattttcaaaaatattctATCAACCATTATTTTCAGTGAGCAATGGCTGTTAAATCATGAATTTATGTTACTTAATGCCTAAACTATCCTCATACATGTGTAATACCAATTATAatctttgaagaagaaaaaaattgaagaagaaaattccTATCTCTGCaactcatcttcctcttcaatctgaaaccctaaatcctactTGGAGACAAAGATAAATATGGATTGTGAATGATGtgagaagaaaatggagaaagtgGTGCGAGGGATGAGCAGAGTGACAGTTAGAGTTGGATCCAAAGCACCACAAGCTGACGGTGATAGGGTATGTGGATCCAAAGAAGGTTTTGAGATAAGTACAACATAGGTTTGGGAAGTAGGCCGACTTATGGCCTCACGTGCCTTACGATGAAGTTGCTCACCCTTGCGCTCCAAGTACTTATGATAAAAAGGCACCATTTGGGTATGGGAGGAACACTAGACCCCAAGACCTCCAAGTTAACACGAGCTAGTAGCATGGAGGAGTACTCCAACACCTTCAGCGATGAAAACCCTAGTGCCTGTTCTTTCATGTAATAttaggttgcatttggtatgcattctcataaTAGATTCGAGGTTTAAAAAACTTTCTGAAGCaataaaaatagagaatagTGGGTTTCAAAATGTATTATATACCGAGAATTTATTCCGAGATTGtatatcaaacacaaccttgGAGAGACATATGTTTTGTTCTCCTCAGAGATCTGTTTCAGCAGCTCTGGCTTGTGGCCGCTGCGcttgttttattttaagtttGACTGCTCTGTTATTTCCCttcaaataaaaagaagacCCCTTCCACTTTTTGCATGTTTCATACTACAAATATGAAATATGCCATAAACGAAGTTCAGCAAGGGATTTCGTGGCCCATGTATTTTACCACTTCGAATCATTACCACTCGGTGTCCATCTCAGGAAGATTTCTTGATGTTATCTGCCATAAACGGAAGCTCAGGCATGGCCTTTTTTGAGCCCAATTTGCATCACCTGGTGTTGGCAAAAAATGCAACtaaaatcttgaatttcttggAAACTGAACTGAAATCCCAATTTGCATCCCTTGGTGCTGGGGGCGATGTTCCAACCCCATTGCCATAGGAATGCTCTTGCCATAGTTGTTGGAATCTCTTTGAATTCTCATTTTAAGACTTAAAGCCGTCACCAACAATTCTCAACTCTAGCTTCATCTACTTTGAGAGCAGTGGTAATTTTTCCTCTACTTGTGTCACTCCACTTATCCCTCTCAAGGGTTGCAGattgaagaggaagatgtgttggtgtacgatgtcttgtattccatcatagtttAATTCAAGGAATACTAGCGCAggcacctcgacaggcaggatggCGATCATGCTAGCCGATTAGCGAGCCGTGGAGGTTGTAAGGGGGGCATGGGCATGCCCTCCTTGCATAGCAGGGGTTGTAGGGGGCCACAGCTCCCCGCTCGATTTTAAGGGCAGTTTTGTATTTTCCGGATTAgcgtttttcgctatatatttgtagcgaggatttctttctctataatgcaagcaatactgagaggtgtgatgacaagcgctgtaaccctattctccattgatagtgaagtaggatctcatctcaccgaagatgtagacaatcttgccgaacctcgcaaatttgtgtgcattgcttgttcttgtttttccattatattctatatcgttttagggttgcgtttctacaatat
This window encodes:
- the LOC122081205 gene encoding acyl carrier protein 1, mitochondrial-like; its protein translation is MSSHGDDHLDREEVMERVLDVVKCFPKVDPSKVTSDVHFQKDLGLDSFDTVEIVMALEEFKLEIPDKEADKIDSCPLSIEYIANHPMAG